The following proteins come from a genomic window of Shewanella halifaxensis HAW-EB4:
- a CDS encoding ATP-binding cassette domain-containing protein: MRAIEHDISKMTMGYNTLVGDMGSQFSGGQVQRLLLARALYQQPSLLFMDEATSHLDIDNEAKISEQIKQLNMTRVIIAHRPETIKQAQRVVVMHQGKVYTPEEMQQLAEGGQ, encoded by the coding sequence ATGCGCGCAATAGAACACGACATTAGCAAGATGACCATGGGCTATAACACGCTAGTGGGGGATATGGGCAGTCAGTTCTCAGGTGGGCAAGTGCAGCGGTTATTGCTGGCAAGGGCTTTGTATCAGCAACCTAGTTTACTGTTTATGGATGAGGCTACCAGTCATCTGGACATCGACAATGAAGCAAAAATTAGCGAGCAGATAAAGCAGCTTAATATGACCCGAGTCATCATTGCTCATAGGCCAGAAACCATAAAGCAAGCGCAGCGAGTCGTAGTGATGCACCAAGGTAAGGTGTATACGCCTGAAGAGATGCAGCAGTTAGCTGAGGGCGGGCAATAG
- a CDS encoding AI-2E family transporter has protein sequence MSSLKLKPHHLALLFALAVAFYVCYLLISPYLGSIVLGFIVSILFLPIHTRIQHRMPNSPNMASVFSCTLVTVMVLIPLLFVAMAIMNEGINFMTNAYEWLTGGGAKSFLAHPYIQSGVALLNKWLPFDSIKIDELVQQAAGKVTQLSTSFLSASTGIAGDVADTFLDFGLMLFVLFFFLRDQEKIIDNTRHIIPLSRSQQGLIFNEVGVVAKSAVLGAFLTALAQGVLGGIAMSLAGFSGLFWGSMMAFASFIPFVGTAMIWLPASIYLFITGDWQWAIFMMVWGVVVVGSIDNFLRPWLMQGNTGMSTLLLFFSLLGGLQLFGLIGLIYGPIIFAVTLVLARLYEIEFKDFIEQQDKE, from the coding sequence ATGAGTAGTCTTAAACTCAAACCGCACCACTTAGCCTTACTATTCGCCTTAGCGGTCGCCTTCTATGTCTGTTATTTACTCATATCCCCTTATTTAGGCTCGATAGTACTGGGGTTTATTGTCTCGATATTATTTCTACCGATCCACACTCGAATACAACACCGTATGCCAAATAGCCCCAATATGGCCTCAGTCTTTTCGTGTACATTGGTGACCGTGATGGTGTTGATCCCACTACTGTTTGTGGCGATGGCAATTATGAATGAAGGCATCAACTTCATGACTAATGCCTATGAGTGGCTTACTGGCGGCGGAGCAAAAAGTTTTCTTGCTCATCCCTATATTCAAAGTGGTGTTGCCTTATTAAATAAGTGGCTGCCATTTGACAGCATTAAGATAGATGAGCTAGTACAACAAGCTGCAGGAAAAGTAACACAACTGAGTACCAGCTTTTTAAGTGCCAGTACAGGCATTGCTGGCGATGTCGCCGATACCTTTTTAGATTTTGGATTGATGCTATTTGTGTTGTTTTTCTTTTTGCGAGATCAGGAGAAAATCATCGATAACACCCGCCACATCATTCCACTATCTCGCTCGCAGCAAGGGCTTATCTTCAATGAAGTAGGGGTTGTTGCTAAGTCTGCCGTATTGGGGGCATTTCTTACTGCATTAGCCCAAGGGGTCCTAGGTGGAATAGCGATGTCATTAGCAGGATTTTCAGGCTTATTTTGGGGCAGCATGATGGCATTTGCGTCATTTATCCCATTTGTAGGCACCGCTATGATTTGGCTGCCAGCTTCGATTTACTTATTTATAACTGGTGACTGGCAATGGGCGATATTTATGATGGTTTGGGGAGTCGTCGTGGTTGGCTCGATTGATAACTTTCTCAGACCTTGGCTGATGCAAGGCAATACAGGTATGAGCACCCTGCTGCTGTTTTTCTCTCTGCTTGGTGGTTTACAGCTGTTTGGTCTCATAGGCCTGATCTATGGCCCAATTATTTTTGCGGTAACTCTAGTGTTGGCTCGGTTATATGAGATTGAGTTTAAGGACTTTATAGAACAACAAGATAAAGAGTAA
- a CDS encoding DUF1090 family protein — MKNKMSRLFLGLTMSCSVLTLGLSSAQAADCSKLAGCAEKSCKVEALIANAKAKGHDQMVAQLQSSLKHVKANCTDEGIKNDLQIEIAGVQLQLESYEAELKAAKAANELDRTYKYTQKVLAENYKLTQLKQELAKMK; from the coding sequence ATGAAAAACAAAATGTCACGTTTATTTCTCGGTTTAACAATGAGTTGTAGCGTACTCACTTTAGGTTTGTCCTCTGCTCAAGCTGCTGACTGTTCAAAGCTTGCAGGCTGCGCCGAGAAGAGTTGTAAGGTTGAAGCCTTGATTGCGAATGCAAAGGCTAAAGGCCACGACCAGATGGTCGCTCAGTTACAGTCCTCACTTAAACATGTTAAGGCTAATTGTACTGACGAAGGCATTAAGAATGATTTACAGATAGAAATTGCTGGTGTGCAACTGCAACTCGAAAGCTATGAGGCTGAATTAAAGGCAGCGAAAGCTGCTAATGAGTTAGATAGGACATATAAGTATACGCAAAAAGTCCTAGCAGAAAATTACAAGCTAACGCAGTTAAAGCAAGAGCTTGCAAAAATGAAGTAG
- a CDS encoding UvrD-helicase domain-containing protein — protein sequence MELRLHSVEFGFLQGIFFCNSAHLCEQGLTINGRLYPYPEIDKTVEVTQGWFTQTLIWGDKRFGFFRFVDSKPLFRTALNNRIAFCRTALQLSFDNLLVDVTRFDRVFGLHQRYLRDSDKTLLQSEYRGALDAFNLSEHFTTLGFDTSKLNCRLAKFIKQPDIFTERYNQWWQDKQLDAYKNLFDSLEANPLTQFQREACVVDENNTLVIAGAGTGKTSTMAAKAAYLVNQGLAQPQDILMLAYGKDAQVELEQRVSSIAGGSGALTAIKVSTFHALGKEIIEYYLNRSSQVSVLARDEKQFTQFIDQQIDQIVADPQMADPVADYFGRYLYPQVNELAFKSDGQYRAYLKNNEIRALSGDLVKSFQELTICNYLYTHGIEFEYEPKYRVPVTEPGKSVYQPDFYIPVLDAYLEHFGIDKLGNTRPDIDKDTYNQSREWKIALHKRHNTCLMQTFSWQAENGALEKELEALLCKRCEQLDISQSELFKPISPEAVFAQVKALGIYRNVSRLMASFVNLFKSSGMTLSKLESMKLPNTNSNSKSNTKPNSKLKSKTTAKHSAHYNQLRWQAFLHLFSWVITRYQAQLTAHNTLDFSDMIAQALNMAREKDFHQKTAERFRYKYIMVDEFQDISHERADLVKALRDSNPGCALFCVGDDWQAIYRFTGSDLSLTTEFEPTFGATQTIMLDKTFRFNNRIEKVASRFIQANPAQLKKQLKTHSQSDNPEVCLLVNNKQIAIEQTFASIMEVTDKTRADIDCEAVSVMLISRFKSSLKDLSVWQKRYPQLSISGFSAHASKGKQADFVIVLDVNDDKYGFPCKIDSDPILETLLPQLDNYADTEERRLFYVALSRAKQTVFVQAELGKESVFVKELRSYGGDVRCYLSDLAPMYNESLCCPQCKEGKLIPREGRFGLFYTCSLGQDYCDTKIDACSVCNSAPMLRNETHHFCSSEKCGHRLPVCPECISGKLVVRTNSKSGKSFLACSGHKRDDKNSCQYTCNLAEHRVDKVLGTAA from the coding sequence ATGGAGCTTAGGCTACATTCTGTTGAGTTCGGTTTTCTGCAGGGGATATTTTTCTGTAATAGCGCGCATCTATGTGAGCAAGGTTTAACGATTAACGGCAGGCTTTATCCGTATCCAGAGATTGATAAAACCGTTGAGGTGACACAAGGCTGGTTTACCCAAACATTGATTTGGGGAGACAAGCGCTTTGGTTTCTTTCGTTTTGTCGATAGCAAGCCTTTGTTTAGAACGGCACTTAATAACCGTATTGCCTTTTGTCGCACTGCATTGCAGCTCAGCTTCGATAACTTGCTGGTAGACGTTACTCGGTTTGATAGGGTATTTGGCCTACATCAACGTTATTTGCGAGACTCTGATAAAACTCTCTTACAGAGCGAATATAGAGGGGCGCTGGACGCTTTTAATCTTAGTGAACATTTTACGACTCTGGGTTTTGATACCAGTAAACTCAACTGCCGTCTGGCGAAGTTTATTAAGCAACCCGATATTTTTACCGAAAGATACAACCAGTGGTGGCAGGATAAGCAGCTAGATGCATATAAGAACTTATTTGATTCGTTAGAAGCTAATCCTCTCACTCAATTTCAGCGAGAGGCCTGTGTGGTGGATGAGAATAACACCTTGGTCATTGCTGGTGCGGGCACTGGTAAAACCAGCACCATGGCGGCTAAAGCTGCCTATCTAGTCAATCAAGGTTTAGCGCAACCGCAAGACATATTAATGTTGGCTTATGGCAAAGACGCACAAGTAGAGCTTGAGCAGCGAGTGAGTTCAATCGCAGGGGGCTCCGGGGCGTTAACGGCGATAAAAGTCAGCACCTTTCATGCATTGGGCAAAGAGATCATTGAGTACTATTTAAACCGCTCAAGCCAAGTGTCGGTACTGGCCCGTGATGAAAAGCAATTTACTCAATTTATTGATCAACAGATCGATCAAATTGTTGCCGATCCCCAAATGGCCGATCCCGTTGCCGATTACTTTGGTCGTTATCTTTACCCACAAGTGAATGAGTTGGCGTTTAAATCTGATGGACAATATCGGGCTTATCTTAAGAATAATGAGATAAGGGCGCTATCTGGTGATCTGGTTAAAAGTTTTCAAGAACTGACTATCTGCAATTACCTTTACACTCACGGCATTGAGTTTGAGTATGAGCCTAAGTATCGCGTGCCGGTTACTGAGCCGGGCAAGAGTGTTTATCAACCTGACTTTTATATTCCGGTACTTGATGCATATTTAGAACACTTTGGTATTGATAAGCTGGGCAACACACGCCCTGATATTGATAAAGATACCTATAACCAGAGTCGCGAATGGAAGATTGCGCTGCATAAACGTCATAACACCTGCTTGATGCAAACCTTCAGTTGGCAAGCCGAGAATGGCGCCTTAGAGAAGGAGCTAGAAGCGTTGTTATGTAAGCGCTGTGAGCAACTTGACATAAGTCAAAGTGAGCTATTTAAACCTATCTCTCCTGAGGCGGTGTTTGCGCAAGTTAAGGCTCTAGGGATCTACCGTAACGTTAGCCGATTAATGGCGAGTTTTGTTAACCTGTTTAAGTCATCGGGCATGACCTTGTCCAAACTTGAATCGATGAAGCTGCCTAATACTAATTCGAATAGTAAGTCGAACACAAAGCCGAACAGTAAGCTTAAGTCTAAAACGACAGCTAAACATTCAGCACATTATAATCAGCTAAGATGGCAGGCTTTTTTACATCTTTTTAGCTGGGTTATTACACGTTACCAAGCCCAATTAACCGCGCATAACACCTTAGATTTTTCAGATATGATCGCCCAGGCATTAAATATGGCTCGGGAAAAAGATTTTCATCAAAAAACTGCCGAACGTTTTCGGTATAAATACATCATGGTGGATGAGTTTCAAGATATCTCTCATGAGCGAGCTGATTTAGTTAAGGCATTGAGGGATTCTAATCCCGGTTGTGCACTGTTCTGTGTCGGTGACGATTGGCAGGCTATCTATCGTTTCACGGGTAGCGATCTTAGTTTAACCACAGAGTTTGAACCTACCTTTGGTGCAACCCAAACAATTATGCTTGATAAAACCTTTAGATTTAATAACCGCATTGAAAAGGTGGCTTCAAGGTTTATCCAGGCAAATCCTGCCCAGCTAAAGAAGCAACTGAAGACGCATAGCCAAAGCGATAATCCTGAAGTGTGCTTGTTGGTTAATAATAAACAGATAGCAATAGAACAAACCTTTGCCAGCATTATGGAGGTGACAGATAAGACTCGGGCTGATATTGATTGCGAGGCAGTCAGCGTGATGTTGATTAGTCGCTTTAAGAGCTCGTTGAAAGATTTGAGTGTATGGCAGAAGCGTTATCCGCAGCTTTCAATTTCTGGTTTCTCTGCTCATGCCTCTAAAGGTAAGCAGGCCGATTTTGTGATTGTCTTGGATGTGAATGACGATAAATACGGTTTTCCGTGCAAGATAGACAGCGATCCTATCTTGGAGACCTTGCTGCCCCAACTCGATAATTACGCCGATACCGAGGAGCGCCGCTTGTTTTATGTGGCGTTATCGCGAGCTAAGCAAACGGTATTTGTGCAGGCAGAACTGGGCAAAGAGTCGGTATTTGTTAAAGAACTACGCAGTTATGGAGGCGATGTGCGTTGTTACTTAAGTGATTTAGCACCTATGTACAACGAGTCTTTGTGTTGTCCACAGTGCAAAGAGGGCAAGCTTATTCCTAGAGAGGGGCGCTTTGGTCTGTTTTACACCTGCTCTCTAGGACAAGATTATTGTGACACTAAGATTGACGCCTGCTCTGTTTGTAACAGTGCGCCTATGCTTCGCAATGAAACTCATCATTTTTGCAGCAGTGAAAAATGTGGCCATCGGCTACCAGTTTGCCCCGAGTGTATTTCGGGTAAGTTGGTTGTGCGGACCAATAGTAAAAGCGGAAAGTCGTTTTTGGCATGTAGTGGACATAAAAGAGACGACAAAAACAGCTGTCAGTACACATGTAATTTGGCAGAGCATCGAGTCGATAAAGTACTGGGAACCGCGGCTTGA
- a CDS encoding transposase has product MPTPRKAIISLEDTPFYHCVSRCVRKAFLCGVDHYTGQSYEHRRDWVESRLLELAAVFAIDICAYAVMSNHLHLVLRIDDELVRSWSDIDVVTQWQKLFKGDSLNYSFMKGGFLESYQQIIINKRIKEYRLRLMDISWFMRALNEPIARKANAEDKCKGRFWEGRFKSQALLDDAAVLACMAYVDLNPIRAKIAKTPATSDFTSIQKRIQAAMKGEQPSSLLSFVGIDRKDMPKGLVFTAKDYLQLVDDTSRILRSDKRGVISQRSQNLLGRLNIPQENWLKLSSEFGLLFKGPAGKIQELAAYCEHLQRKRRQGAANCHRWLDSA; this is encoded by the coding sequence ATGCCGACACCAAGAAAAGCAATAATTAGCCTAGAAGATACGCCATTTTATCATTGCGTATCTCGTTGTGTTAGAAAGGCATTCTTGTGTGGAGTTGATCATTATACCGGTCAGTCCTATGAGCATCGACGTGATTGGGTTGAGAGTAGACTATTAGAATTAGCCGCTGTATTCGCGATTGATATTTGTGCTTATGCAGTCATGAGCAATCATCTACATCTAGTATTAAGAATCGATGATGAGTTGGTTCGGAGCTGGTCAGATATTGATGTGGTTACTCAATGGCAAAAGCTTTTTAAAGGCGATAGCCTTAATTATAGCTTTATGAAAGGCGGATTTCTTGAATCTTATCAACAAATTATTATCAATAAACGGATAAAAGAGTACCGTTTAAGATTAATGGATATCTCATGGTTTATGCGAGCTTTGAATGAGCCTATTGCACGAAAAGCGAATGCAGAGGATAAATGCAAAGGACGATTTTGGGAGGGACGCTTTAAATCTCAAGCGTTGCTTGATGATGCTGCTGTACTAGCATGTATGGCTTACGTTGACCTTAACCCAATTCGAGCAAAAATAGCCAAGACGCCAGCTACTTCAGATTTCACCAGTATTCAGAAACGCATTCAAGCCGCCATGAAAGGTGAGCAACCAAGTTCACTATTGTCTTTTGTTGGAATCGATCGTAAAGATATGCCTAAAGGTTTAGTGTTTACGGCCAAGGATTATCTACAACTGGTTGATGATACAAGCCGAATCCTCAGAAGTGATAAACGTGGTGTGATTAGTCAGAGATCACAAAACCTGCTTGGCAGGCTTAATATACCTCAGGAAAACTGGCTAAAACTGAGCAGTGAATTTGGTCTGTTATTTAAAGGTCCAGCAGGAAAGATTCAAGAGCTTGCTGCTTATTGTGAGCATTTACAGCGTAAGCGAAGGCAAGGCGCAGCTAACTGCCATCGCTGGTTAGATAGCGCTTAG
- a CDS encoding cysteine peptidase family C39 domain-containing protein produces the protein MVAKSPDNINPPSDPIELLEFSGKTRVPLILQAEMAECGLACVAMIASFHGHKLDMVALRKRFTADLKGMNLQQLITLSDSMGLASRALKCPIE, from the coding sequence ATGGTTGCTAAGTCTCCAGATAACATCAATCCTCCATCCGATCCTATAGAGCTATTAGAGTTTTCGGGTAAAACACGTGTTCCACTCATTTTGCAGGCCGAGATGGCAGAGTGTGGCCTTGCTTGTGTGGCGATGATTGCTAGCTTTCATGGTCATAAGCTCGATATGGTTGCCTTAAGAAAGCGCTTCACCGCAGACTTGAAGGGCATGAACTTACAGCAGCTCATTACGCTCAGTGACAGTATGGGGCTAGCTAGCCGAGCACTTAAATGCCCAATAGAATGA
- a CDS encoding peptidase domain-containing ABC transporter codes for MNHFVVLTGVTKSGVTINDPALGKRKLTLKEFTEHFTGIALELTPTKGFQQQDERQQMRLSQLWSKMTGLAKTLITLFVLSILLQVFALVTPYYMRWVVDEVLISHDKALLVVLAIGFGLLAIINVVTTGVRSWLVLRVSSLLNMQMGVNLLQHLLKLPMSYFEKRHIGDLVSRFGSLAQVRERLTTGLVETVVDGVMSIAVLIMMLVYSVKLTLVVVAAIAIYAILRLALYRPLHRATEESIQASAKEQTNFLENIRGIQTIKLFTCEAQRQSVWQNRYSEVINADIRLGKLNISFDAANKLLFGIENIIVIYLAATIVMSGGLTIGMVLAFIAYKNQLTERFASLIEQLILFRMLRLHLDRISDIALHEQEANRDSNLQLNNVVGKLTLERVSYRYADNEPDVINAVSLTVNANESVAIVGESGCGKTTLVKLMLGLLTPTKGRILLDGQDITQIGLTQYRQQIAAVMQDDTLLSGSIADNLTFFDPEPNYLRMQQCAQ; via the coding sequence ATGAACCATTTTGTGGTGCTCACTGGTGTTACAAAGTCAGGTGTCACAATAAACGACCCGGCTTTAGGCAAAAGGAAATTAACCCTAAAAGAGTTCACCGAGCACTTTACTGGTATTGCGCTTGAACTTACGCCGACAAAAGGTTTTCAGCAACAAGATGAGCGCCAGCAGATGCGATTATCGCAGCTGTGGAGCAAAATGACGGGGTTAGCTAAAACCTTAATCACTTTATTTGTGTTATCGATATTGCTGCAAGTTTTCGCCCTAGTTACACCTTACTATATGCGGTGGGTGGTCGATGAGGTATTGATTAGCCACGACAAAGCACTGCTCGTGGTACTCGCTATTGGTTTTGGATTGCTCGCTATAATCAATGTGGTGACGACTGGTGTGCGCAGTTGGTTGGTACTGAGAGTTTCAAGCTTACTCAATATGCAGATGGGCGTGAATTTATTGCAGCACCTGTTGAAGCTGCCAATGAGCTATTTCGAGAAGCGCCACATTGGTGATTTAGTATCACGCTTTGGCTCGTTAGCTCAGGTACGTGAACGACTAACAACAGGCTTGGTTGAAACCGTGGTTGATGGTGTCATGTCAATTGCCGTGTTAATCATGATGTTAGTTTATAGTGTAAAACTAACGTTAGTCGTAGTCGCTGCGATTGCCATATACGCGATATTGCGACTGGCACTGTATCGACCATTACACCGCGCAACGGAAGAGTCGATTCAAGCAAGCGCTAAAGAACAGACTAATTTTTTAGAAAACATTCGCGGTATACAAACCATCAAGCTATTTACCTGCGAGGCACAAAGACAAAGTGTGTGGCAAAACCGCTATAGCGAAGTGATAAATGCAGATATCCGCTTAGGTAAGCTCAATATAAGCTTTGATGCCGCCAATAAACTGCTATTTGGTATTGAGAACATTATCGTTATCTACTTAGCTGCAACCATTGTGATGAGTGGCGGCTTAACCATTGGTATGGTTTTGGCCTTTATCGCTTACAAAAATCAATTAACAGAACGTTTTGCCAGCTTGATTGAGCAGCTTATCTTGTTTCGTATGCTGCGCCTACATCTTGACCGTATCTCAGATATTGCCTTGCATGAGCAAGAAGCGAATCGTGATAGCAACCTGCAACTCAATAACGTGGTCGGTAAGCTAACACTCGAGCGGGTGAGTTATCGCTATGCTGATAATGAGCCAGATGTGATTAACGCTGTGTCGCTAACCGTCAATGCCAACGAGTCAGTTGCTATTGTGGGAGAGTCTGGCTGCGGTAAAACTACCTTAGTTAAATTGATGCTAGGTCTATTAACTCCGACGAAAGGACGAATCTTACTCGATGGTCAAGACATCACTCAAATCGGCTTAACTCAGTACCGCCAGCAAATAGCTGCAGTGATGCAAGATGACACGCTCTTGTCTGGTTCTATCGCGGACAACTTAACCTTCTTTGACCCTGAGCCGAACTATTTGCGCATGCAGCAATGCGCGCAATAG
- a CDS encoding HlyD family secretion protein, which translates to MSGLFRQQAVEAQKQKLHGDVSLAQPISIYVSATVLLVIIVAIVFFLSLSHYARKETVRGYLVPDKGLIKTYANRSGNIDVLHVSEGDIIKKGSPLATIVLSRSMLSGEELSESLIDELKLQLTLLTTEQKVNQSLLAKETQRLKNSITDNKQALNVSVNLEALLTEKLALQVKQQTQHQKLFDDGYLSTLDYQSQQQKLIAVRQEIENLKSNQVQIRSQLNDALSELDILPSQFVLKDGDIERRRSELKRQIDETENSYRFVIRAAEAGTVASIQIVEGEFIATNRPLMSLIPQGALLVAELLLPTRSAGFVKSGDEARLRFDAIPYQRFGFLESRVSRIDKALLLDGEAKVPVALSEPVYRIRTQLSKQDMLAYSDSFPLKSGMLLEADIVLDRRSLLDWLLDPIYSLQGRVG; encoded by the coding sequence ATGTCAGGGTTATTTCGTCAGCAGGCCGTTGAGGCGCAAAAGCAAAAGTTACATGGTGATGTGTCATTGGCGCAGCCTATTAGTATCTATGTATCTGCAACTGTTTTACTTGTCATTATTGTAGCCATTGTCTTCTTCCTCTCTTTGTCTCATTACGCTCGTAAAGAAACCGTTCGTGGTTATTTAGTGCCAGACAAAGGTTTAATTAAAACCTATGCTAATCGCAGTGGCAATATCGATGTACTGCATGTGTCTGAAGGCGACATAATTAAAAAAGGCTCGCCATTAGCGACCATAGTGTTAAGTCGCAGCATGCTTTCAGGTGAAGAACTGAGTGAGTCGTTAATAGATGAGCTTAAGCTACAGCTTACTTTATTAACGACCGAGCAAAAAGTTAACCAGTCTTTATTAGCAAAAGAGACCCAACGTCTAAAAAATTCCATTACAGATAATAAGCAGGCGTTAAACGTGTCTGTAAATTTAGAAGCCCTGCTAACTGAAAAGTTGGCACTGCAAGTTAAACAACAGACCCAGCATCAAAAGCTGTTTGATGATGGTTATTTATCGACGCTAGACTACCAATCTCAGCAACAAAAGCTAATCGCAGTAAGGCAAGAGATAGAAAACCTTAAGTCTAACCAAGTACAAATACGAAGCCAGCTTAATGATGCACTGTCTGAATTGGATATATTACCGAGTCAGTTTGTACTTAAAGACGGTGATATTGAAAGACGCCGCTCGGAGCTTAAACGCCAAATAGATGAAACAGAAAACAGCTACCGCTTTGTTATTCGTGCAGCTGAAGCCGGAACAGTTGCCTCTATTCAAATTGTCGAGGGCGAGTTTATTGCTACAAATCGTCCCTTAATGAGCCTTATCCCCCAAGGAGCACTGTTGGTCGCTGAGTTACTGCTTCCGACCCGAAGCGCGGGTTTTGTTAAATCAGGCGATGAAGCAAGGCTGCGTTTCGATGCCATTCCCTATCAACGTTTTGGATTTTTAGAAAGTCGCGTTTCTCGCATCGATAAAGCATTATTGCTTGATGGTGAGGCTAAAGTGCCCGTTGCTTTATCTGAGCCGGTATACCGCATTAGAACCCAGTTATCGAAACAGGATATGTTGGCTTATAGCGATAGCTTTCCCCTAAAAAGCGGTATGTTACTCGAGGCTGATATTGTGCTTGATAGGCGTAGCTTACTGGATTGGTTACTCGATCCAATCTATAGCTTGCAAGGGAGGGTTGGCTAA